One Carassius auratus strain Wakin chromosome 4, ASM336829v1, whole genome shotgun sequence DNA segment encodes these proteins:
- the LOC113058275 gene encoding striatin-interacting protein 1 homolog isoform X1 encodes MQQQTDDMEVPLLNDSNSNRQKSQAQERDGFNHQQKDSEGSMESPNLEFEYGDMDNFTAELSELYSYTEEPEFSLNRDYFEEDFKNHVKGRRWMELNMEEQRVYVMRLLDALEVTDRDKRLKVARAILYLAQGVFDECDTEADVLYWSRHNVFLLYDMGIFTALLELLSMEIDNNQACSSAVRKPAISLADSTELRVLLSIMYLMVETIRVETEGDSPERKAAREAFRTELGSPLYNGEPFALLLFTMVTKFCCMNAPHFPMKKVLLLLWKTILFTLGGFEELQELKVRMREQLNLSPLPEDSIKVVRHMRAASPPASAMELIEQQQQQKRGRRSRRSAFVDSLEGDSPYAKKQPLVKQDSLDTYNERDPFKNDDARDEEDDPEDVDSGIEGEVDPLDRDVIIQPPPPPPLRPPTERVSFPRGLPWAPKVREKDIEHFLETSRNKFIGFTLGNDIDTLVGLPRPIHESVKTLKQHKYVSIAEVQIKREEELQQCPMTMGEEEVEETPAEILYLGMLPSLSQYVIALLKLLLAAAPTSKAKTDSINILADVLPEEMPITVLQSMKLGIDVNRHKEIIVKAISALLLLLLKHFKLNHIYQFEYVAQHLVFANCIPLILKFFNQNIMSYISAKNSICALDFPHCVVHEMPELTAESLEAGDSNQFCWRNLFSCINLLRILNKITKWKHSRTMMLVVFKSAPILKRALKVKQAMMQLYVLKLLKIQTKYLGRQWRKSNMKTMSAIYQKVRHRLNDDWAYGNDIDARPWDFQAEECALRESIEKFNARRYDKNQNSEFTPVDNCLQSVLGQRVDLPEDFHYSYEMWLEREVFSQPIQWEGLLQAQ; translated from the exons ATGCAGCAGCAGACCGACGACATGGAGGTACCTTTACTTAATGATTCTAACAGTAACAGACAGAAGTCTCAGGCTCAAGAGAGAGATGGGTTCAACCATCAGCAGAAGGATTCGGAG GGGTCCATGGAGTCCCCAAACCTGGAGTTTGAATATGGAGACATGGACAACTTCACTGCTGAGCTCTCAG AGCTGTACAGCTACACCGAGGAACCAGAGTTCAGTCTAAACAGGGATTACTTTGAGGAAGACTTCAAGAATCATG TGAAAGGTCGGAGGTGGATGGAGTTGAATATGGAGGAGCAGAGGGTGTATGTCATGAGACTGCTGGACGCTCTGGAGGTCACCGATCGAGACAAGAGGCTCAAAGTGGCCCGAGCCATCCTCTATTTGGCACAAG gtgtgtttgatgagtGCGACACAGAAGCTGATGTCCTCTACTGGTCCAGACACAACGTCTTCCTCCTTTACGACATGGGCATCTTCACGGCTCTGCTGGAGCTCCTCAGCATGGAGATCGA TAATAACCAGGCGTGCAGCAGCGCAGTCAGAAAACCAGCCATTTCTCTGGCTGACAGCACTGAACTCAG GGTTCTTCTGAGCATCATGTATCTGATGGTTGAGACCATTCGAGTGGAAACGGAGGGTGACAGTCCTGAGAGGAAGGCAGCCAGAGAGGCCTTCAGAACCGAGTTGG GTTCACCCCTTTATAACGGAGAGCCCTTTGCCCTCCTCCTCTTCACCATGGTAACCAAGTTCTGCTGCATGAATGCGCCCCATTTCCCCATGAAGAAAGTGCTGCTCTTACTGTGGAAGACCATACTG TTCACTCTGGGAGGTTTCGAGGAGCTGCAGGAGCTGAAGGTGAGAATGAGAGAGCAGTTGAACCTGTCGCCGCTCCCTGAGGACAGCATTAAGGTGGTGCGACACATGCGGGCGGCTTCTCCTCCAGCCTCGGCCATGGAGCTCATcgagcaacagcagcagcagaagagaGGACGCAGGAGTCGCCGG AGTGCCTTTGTTGATAGCTTGGAAGGAGACAGTCCGTATGCCAAGAAACAG cCACTGGTCAAACAGGACAGTCTGGACACTTACAACGAACGGGACCCTTTCAAAAATGATGATGCGCGGGATGAGGAAGATGACCCAGAGGACGTGGACAGTGGCATTGAGGGAGAGGTCGACCCTCTTGACAGAGATGTTATTATCCAACCGCCTCCACCGCCACCACTGCGGCCCCCAACCGAGAGAGTGTCCTTTCCCAGGGGACTGCCGTGGGCTCCCAAAGTCAG AGAGAAAGACATCGAGCACTTTCTGGAGACCAGCAGAAATAAATTTATCGGCTTCACCTTGGGAAA TGACATCGATACTTTGGTTGGGTTACCCAGGCCCATACATGAGAGTGTGAAGACTTTGAAACAG CACAAGTATGTCTCCATAGCGGAGGTCCAGATCAAGAGAGAGGAGGAGCTGCAGCAGTGTCCCATGACTATG GGGGAAGAGGAGGTGGAAGAAACACCTGCAGAGATTCTCTATTTGGGAATGTTGCCTAGTCTCTCGCAGTATGTA ATTGCTCTACTGAAGCTGCTTCTGGCTGCAGCACCAACCTCCAAAGCAAAGACAGACTCTATCAACATCCTAGCCGACGTTCTGCCAGAGGAGATGCC AATCACCGTCCTCCAGAGCATGAAGCTGGGCATTGATGTGAACAGACACAAGGAGATTATCGTCAAAGCGATTTCTGCTCTCCTGCTACTGCTGCTCAAACACTTCAAACTCAACCACATATACCAG TTTGAATATGTGGCTCAGCACCTGGTGTTCGCCAACTGCATCCCACTCATCCTCAAATTCTTCAACCAGAACATCATGTCTTACATCAGTGCCAAAAACAG CATTTGTGCCCTGGATTTCCCTCATTGTGTGGTTCATGAAATGCCTGAACTCACAGCTGAAAGCCTG GAAGCTGGTGACAGCAATCAGTTTTGCTGGCGTAATCTCTTCTCCTGCATCAACTTACTGAGGATCCTTAACAAAATCACCAAGTGGAAACACTCAAGAACTATG ATGCTTGTGGTGTTCAAATCTGCTCCTATCCTCAAGAGGGCGCTCAAGGTTAAACAAGCCATGATGCAGCTCTATGTACTCAAACTTCTCAAGATACAAACCAAGTATCTGGGCCGCCAATGGAGAAAGAGTAACATGAAAACCATGTCTGCCATCTACCAGAAAGTCCGACATCGGCTCAATGATGACTGGGCGTATGGGAATG ATATTGACGCTCGGCCATGGGATTTCCAGGCGGAGGAGTGTGCACTACGCGAGAGCATCGAGAAATTCAACGCACGCCGTTACGATAAGAATCAGAACAGTGAGTTTACACCAGTAGACAACTGCCTCCAAAGTGTTTTAGGACAGCGTGTCGACCTGCCCGAAGACTTCCATTACAGCTACGAGATGTGGCTTGAAAGAGAGGTTTTCTCCCAACCTATTCAGTGGGAAGGTCTGCTACAAGCCCAGTGA
- the LOC113058275 gene encoding striatin-interacting protein 1 homolog isoform X2 translates to MQQQTDDMEVPLLNDSNSNRQKSQAQERDGFNHQQKDSEGSMESPNLEFEYGDMDNFTAELSELYSYTEEPEFSLNRDYFEEDFKNHVKGRRWMELNMEEQRVYVMRLLDALEVTDRDKRLKVARAILYLAQGVFDECDTEADVLYWSRHNVFLLYDMGIFTALLELLSMEIDNNQACSSAVRKPAISLADSTELRVLLSIMYLMVETIRVETEGDSPERKAAREAFRTELGSPLYNGEPFALLLFTMVTKFCCMNAPHFPMKKVLLLLWKTILFTLGGFEELQELKVRMREQLNLSPLPEDSIKVVRHMRAASPPASAMELIEQQQQQKRGRRSRRPLVKQDSLDTYNERDPFKNDDARDEEDDPEDVDSGIEGEVDPLDRDVIIQPPPPPPLRPPTERVSFPRGLPWAPKVREKDIEHFLETSRNKFIGFTLGNDIDTLVGLPRPIHESVKTLKQHKYVSIAEVQIKREEELQQCPMTMGEEEVEETPAEILYLGMLPSLSQYVIALLKLLLAAAPTSKAKTDSINILADVLPEEMPITVLQSMKLGIDVNRHKEIIVKAISALLLLLLKHFKLNHIYQFEYVAQHLVFANCIPLILKFFNQNIMSYISAKNSICALDFPHCVVHEMPELTAESLEAGDSNQFCWRNLFSCINLLRILNKITKWKHSRTMMLVVFKSAPILKRALKVKQAMMQLYVLKLLKIQTKYLGRQWRKSNMKTMSAIYQKVRHRLNDDWAYGNDIDARPWDFQAEECALRESIEKFNARRYDKNQNSEFTPVDNCLQSVLGQRVDLPEDFHYSYEMWLEREVFSQPIQWEGLLQAQ, encoded by the exons ATGCAGCAGCAGACCGACGACATGGAGGTACCTTTACTTAATGATTCTAACAGTAACAGACAGAAGTCTCAGGCTCAAGAGAGAGATGGGTTCAACCATCAGCAGAAGGATTCGGAG GGGTCCATGGAGTCCCCAAACCTGGAGTTTGAATATGGAGACATGGACAACTTCACTGCTGAGCTCTCAG AGCTGTACAGCTACACCGAGGAACCAGAGTTCAGTCTAAACAGGGATTACTTTGAGGAAGACTTCAAGAATCATG TGAAAGGTCGGAGGTGGATGGAGTTGAATATGGAGGAGCAGAGGGTGTATGTCATGAGACTGCTGGACGCTCTGGAGGTCACCGATCGAGACAAGAGGCTCAAAGTGGCCCGAGCCATCCTCTATTTGGCACAAG gtgtgtttgatgagtGCGACACAGAAGCTGATGTCCTCTACTGGTCCAGACACAACGTCTTCCTCCTTTACGACATGGGCATCTTCACGGCTCTGCTGGAGCTCCTCAGCATGGAGATCGA TAATAACCAGGCGTGCAGCAGCGCAGTCAGAAAACCAGCCATTTCTCTGGCTGACAGCACTGAACTCAG GGTTCTTCTGAGCATCATGTATCTGATGGTTGAGACCATTCGAGTGGAAACGGAGGGTGACAGTCCTGAGAGGAAGGCAGCCAGAGAGGCCTTCAGAACCGAGTTGG GTTCACCCCTTTATAACGGAGAGCCCTTTGCCCTCCTCCTCTTCACCATGGTAACCAAGTTCTGCTGCATGAATGCGCCCCATTTCCCCATGAAGAAAGTGCTGCTCTTACTGTGGAAGACCATACTG TTCACTCTGGGAGGTTTCGAGGAGCTGCAGGAGCTGAAGGTGAGAATGAGAGAGCAGTTGAACCTGTCGCCGCTCCCTGAGGACAGCATTAAGGTGGTGCGACACATGCGGGCGGCTTCTCCTCCAGCCTCGGCCATGGAGCTCATcgagcaacagcagcagcagaagagaGGACGCAGGAGTCGCCGG cCACTGGTCAAACAGGACAGTCTGGACACTTACAACGAACGGGACCCTTTCAAAAATGATGATGCGCGGGATGAGGAAGATGACCCAGAGGACGTGGACAGTGGCATTGAGGGAGAGGTCGACCCTCTTGACAGAGATGTTATTATCCAACCGCCTCCACCGCCACCACTGCGGCCCCCAACCGAGAGAGTGTCCTTTCCCAGGGGACTGCCGTGGGCTCCCAAAGTCAG AGAGAAAGACATCGAGCACTTTCTGGAGACCAGCAGAAATAAATTTATCGGCTTCACCTTGGGAAA TGACATCGATACTTTGGTTGGGTTACCCAGGCCCATACATGAGAGTGTGAAGACTTTGAAACAG CACAAGTATGTCTCCATAGCGGAGGTCCAGATCAAGAGAGAGGAGGAGCTGCAGCAGTGTCCCATGACTATG GGGGAAGAGGAGGTGGAAGAAACACCTGCAGAGATTCTCTATTTGGGAATGTTGCCTAGTCTCTCGCAGTATGTA ATTGCTCTACTGAAGCTGCTTCTGGCTGCAGCACCAACCTCCAAAGCAAAGACAGACTCTATCAACATCCTAGCCGACGTTCTGCCAGAGGAGATGCC AATCACCGTCCTCCAGAGCATGAAGCTGGGCATTGATGTGAACAGACACAAGGAGATTATCGTCAAAGCGATTTCTGCTCTCCTGCTACTGCTGCTCAAACACTTCAAACTCAACCACATATACCAG TTTGAATATGTGGCTCAGCACCTGGTGTTCGCCAACTGCATCCCACTCATCCTCAAATTCTTCAACCAGAACATCATGTCTTACATCAGTGCCAAAAACAG CATTTGTGCCCTGGATTTCCCTCATTGTGTGGTTCATGAAATGCCTGAACTCACAGCTGAAAGCCTG GAAGCTGGTGACAGCAATCAGTTTTGCTGGCGTAATCTCTTCTCCTGCATCAACTTACTGAGGATCCTTAACAAAATCACCAAGTGGAAACACTCAAGAACTATG ATGCTTGTGGTGTTCAAATCTGCTCCTATCCTCAAGAGGGCGCTCAAGGTTAAACAAGCCATGATGCAGCTCTATGTACTCAAACTTCTCAAGATACAAACCAAGTATCTGGGCCGCCAATGGAGAAAGAGTAACATGAAAACCATGTCTGCCATCTACCAGAAAGTCCGACATCGGCTCAATGATGACTGGGCGTATGGGAATG ATATTGACGCTCGGCCATGGGATTTCCAGGCGGAGGAGTGTGCACTACGCGAGAGCATCGAGAAATTCAACGCACGCCGTTACGATAAGAATCAGAACAGTGAGTTTACACCAGTAGACAACTGCCTCCAAAGTGTTTTAGGACAGCGTGTCGACCTGCCCGAAGACTTCCATTACAGCTACGAGATGTGGCTTGAAAGAGAGGTTTTCTCCCAACCTATTCAGTGGGAAGGTCTGCTACAAGCCCAGTGA